The sequence below is a genomic window from Dioscorea cayenensis subsp. rotundata cultivar TDr96_F1 chromosome 6, TDr96_F1_v2_PseudoChromosome.rev07_lg8_w22 25.fasta, whole genome shotgun sequence.
GGATGACGCTTAGAGAAACACAATGTAGATTTGTAGTGTTTTTTTGAGTATCATTCTGCTTTGTGGCATTTAGTCGAGCACTGATACTTTTGCTAgttatatgagacatttcacCCAACACTGAAACTTTTGCTTGTAGAATTCAGAGAGGAACTCAGTCTATGACTCTATACTATAATCTAAtgttcaaacttctaattttttgCAACATTCTTCAGTGTGGCATTTTGTCAAACATTCATTCTTTTGATTGTCGTTTTTGTCAAGCACTGATACTTTTGCTAGTTATGTGTGACATTTCATCGAACCCTGAAACTTTGGCTTGTAGAAATTTaatgttcaaatttttttgcaaCATACTTGAGTGTGGCATTTTATGAAACATTGATAGTATTGCTTGTAGAGTgtagcatttcatcaaacactcaAAATTTGGTTTGTTCTCTAACAGATGATAACCCCATTTTGGTGCTAACTCACGGAGATGAACTAACCACAGAGCAAAGGATTGATGGTCGAGTAAAGATCTGTGAGTACTTAGGCATCTCCGAGACAACTGGTGTCTACGACATCATGTGCCTACATGAGCAAGGCTCACACGGTGCAATGGTGATCGACGAGATGGATCCCGTCAATGCTTACGCCTTAACAGAGGCATTGTACCGTGCATTGCTTATTGCCGATCGAAGTCATCCCCCAAAGCCAAATGTCAAAGACTGGTTATTGCTTATATTATCATGGTCAATGTGTTCTCTCTCGGCCTTTTTCGCCTTCTTAGCTTACTTCTGCTCCAAACTCGCCAAGGCTCACAAAGATCATCATAAGCTCAGATAGCACTGAGTCTCTAACTCTGTGACATTAACCAATACTCAGCAATTACTCGATACTAATCGACAATGATTAATCCCGGTATAGTATGTATATCATAATGCTCTCTCTGTGAATATATGATGATGAGCTTAACcttcatttgtttgtttgtttgttaacTTACACAAACATTGTTACCAATGTATTAGCCattatcatatatgtatattgaatagaagaattattttgaaaaaaagataGTTGAAGATTACAGAGTTATTTTCCATTTGTTGTGTTTGTGAGTATTTGATGATGATTAATCTTCACACTATacatataaatagaaaatagaaagcAATGAGTGTCtaacttattattataattattatttttgttgtgtttgtgaTGTTTAAAACACACTATTCATGAATTAGAGAAAGAGAGGTTTTAGGATGATGCTTGGAAGAAGTTGAAGCAAGTAGGGACAAAACATGACTCTGGGGTTCCAAGTAATCACAAACTGAAGTTTGAGAGGTAAAACATatgcctatatatatttaaatatatattggaAAGAAAGGAAGTGCAAATGGCAGTGTTGTTTTTTAGTTATGTGAGCAGAGTGTACTTAATTTCTCTTTCaaatttacttctttttttttcttcttttgggtGTTGTGTTGGGTGTACTTTCTTAAGACTTTTGTATTAAGTTATATTCTTTCATCTTGAGAGATATTGGTTCAAATGTTGGTGTAAACAGTTAAAGACTTGGGTACTATGTGATTTTGAATATAGTTTATTGTATATGGAGAGAAATTTAGCATTTTATAAAATTCTCAGTATATCTCTTTTTGGACTAATTTATAATCAAGGGcatcacaaaaatataaataatattctaTCAAACTTGTattagaatataaaaataatttgaaataaactCAGTTTTGAGGAACTATGGGTTAGCTCATTAATAATCACCTGTGATCGTGATTGAGAGGTAGAGGGATTCAATCATAGCGGTCACACATCTCAGTCACTCAATtttgtacatttttttaattttttttaaatgtttaaaaataaaaaaattgggagaaaatcaggtgaaatttttatgttttagatattcattttacaaaaatttgaaagaaatattatatcacccattttcttatttcaattataaaaatattgaagtgaactttaacttagaaaagagaaaagacaGTAAAtgtgttttttagttttgacGATGCAATGAATAGGGAAGCTATAAAAATCTatattcttgaaatttaatcaaGGGATGGCAAAAGCAGGCCATTTCTCATCCATGCCCATgaatttaatcaatatatatatatactttagaATATGCAAAAGCCCCAAAGTCCGTTGGATTACcattatacaaaataaattcGATTTAATTGTaactatttattattgataagtaataattaaaaattaggcTGAAAATTTATCGAAATAATTAGatacttatttttttgtaaaaataaatgttttcgAATCCATAAAATACATCTTTTtatgcaaataataaaaaaatcctctaccacttaattatattaatttttttattgcttaaaaaattttgagtaaattattaataaatcaaataaaataaaaatgtttttttaataaataataattataaataacagCAAAAATCACAACTCTAATTATATGAgtgaaacaatatatatataacgccAAAGAGCTTATAACTCAGCAACATTGCCCCACTTTGACACCTGAGGATATAGAACTTTTATTAGCCCCGAGTTTAAATCCTCCCGACAGCAAAGTGATGGTAACGGGTCTCTGACATGGGCTTGCCACCCGAGCCCTGTGTCCCCAAATGAGATCACAAGATTGAATGCTCACTTCCCGGCCCTATGCACGCCCTTGACTCTGTAGCTTGTCCACTTtgtcgatatatatatacacacatatatgatatatcaatggaaattttattaatgtgtttttttctatctattttacaaaacaaagtaGTCATGTAAATTATATTAAGGATAAGGCCATTAATGAAATTTCACCAAACGTCCAAAGGCTAGGGTTTCAGGCGGTCCAAAGACCACTCATCACATTCAAAGCGGTACATTGCACCTGTGGCACAAGATAACTATTCACAACTACAAACAAAGACAAGCCAATCAACCAATcataagagaaataaataaaaatttaaataacaaactaaaaaaaatttgggcCCCAAACTtttcttcaaataaataaataaatcaataataaacaataatattaatttttttattattttaattattaattctctttttcattccCTCTTTCCCTCCATAATTTCTCCATTTCCCTCCAATCTTTTCCCTCTATTTATCACTCaaacttttctctctttcttgttagTCTTGTAAGTCTTGTAAGTACACTTACAAGCTTGATTGTttcaaagaagaaagaccaTGGACATTGAAGATCAACAAGTAAGCTTTTTGTtcctcctccttttttttttaaaaatttttttttatgttattctGTTTCATCAATTCACACTCACTGTTtccattaaaatttattattattattttttaaaattgaaaacagAGATCTAAATCTAGTCAAACAAAGAGCTGTGCTATTTGTACAACAACAAAGACTCCTCTTTGGAGAGGAGGCCCTTCTGGTCCCAaagtatgttattttttttctttttatttattataatttttcatgattaatatgtgtatatatatatttggttttgatgaattaataatttatatatatatatttttagtttgattttttcAGACACTGTGTAATGCATGTGGGATAAAGtatagaaagaagaaagaaaagaacaatggaagtggaagaataatGAAAGTTGGGATGTGGAATTTTGGAAGTGATTTATTGTTGAAAAAAAGGTCTTTTATTAACAAAagtatgatgatgatgatgaagaagaagagggtattaagagaagatgaagaagctgCTGTTCTTTTAATGGCTTTGTCTTGTGGATTTCATGATCTTTTTTTAATGGATCATtagatctatttatattttaattatattgtttttttttcattgatgtttgttgttgaTCTTGGTTTCAAGTAAatgaattaatttgtttatggtTGAAGAGTTCTTGTTATTAagttatgaaaatatatatatatatatatatatatatatgagtactCATCATCTAAGGATGTCtttagatttcaaatttaaagatGTTCATAGTGGACATCGGATAATTATCTGATGgtttttatcattataaataataaaaaatcgtGTTCTACTTTGTTCAACGCTATTATACATTGatcataaacagtaaaaaaagttgtacagtgtttatataaacaatcaatcaattattGAATAATGATCCAATGGTTTAGATTTAATTCGTTCTTAGATTTCAAATATAGGGATTATCTAGATAATTTTTtccctatattatatatataatttatttttgggtgGAATTTTGAGAGGATTTGGTTTACTAATTgtgagaaaggaaaaaagaaacgGATTTAATACGTTCTTAGATTTCAAATATAgggatttaataattttttaatatttttttgtaatttttttgtaatatttttttaaatctaaaaatatttttcctattttgtaatttttttaaatctaagaaagcaaaaaatacaaaatgaaacgCTATCACAGctcattttgtaatttttttgtaatattttttttaaatctcttgGGAACCACTTTACAtagctcattaaaaaaaaaaattttgaatcaaatgtGTAAAAGTGTTTCATGGTCTTCATTTTTCCTATAAAATGTAAACTTTCTCATCTATTAAATGAGTTgttatatcttatatatatttatatcttatGGTTAAAaagtcaatttaaaaaaaatctatgaaagTTAACATATTTATctctgaaaaaataaaaataaaaaaattcgggaaaaaaaatcaaattagtaattaaaaaaactatataaaaggGTGGGTGGTGGAATCataatttgaatattaaaaaaaaataaaacattaaattataagttactattttgcttttttttaaaaaaaaaaaattagaatcatatttattcttaattaattaggtTAATCTTGCCTCAAGATAAGCACTACCATCCAAGAGCATATAAAAATCTTATCAGAAGGATAATGTTGATTTAAAACATGAATATAATtaacatcaaaattaaatttaaatttaaaattttaatcctaCCAAAACTCAAAATTCAGATAATAACTTGCTAATCCTATTcgaattaaaaaatttactataTAAACACCATGCATGAACAAACCCATGAAAACTACTACAAATCAAGAAGCAATAGAAACTAAGAGAGAGATTCAAGAACAATGGAAACCTATTGGTCCTATAAGTTACTAAAGAACAACACTAGTAGCTTGAGCagtgatcatcatcatcatcagaagaTGCCAACAATAACACTtggtgagaagaagaagaacaagaagcttGCAAAGATTAAATCAATTCCAAAAACCCTGATAGATTCAGGGCCGGCGACAAAGACGAAGATGAAAAATATGTTGATGAAAGCAAGAGATGCCTATGTTGACATGATGATCATGCTTTCAACATTTAGTATGTTTTGCGAttcaaatgaaaacaatgaatttgtgTTTAGTAATAAGTATAGATATGCTGCAGATTACGATCTCTGAACAATTTGTAATTCggtgattttatatatatatagacaatatTGTTTGACAATACATACATGAATACATTAGGTAAGATCATCAACTTCCTGTTTTTACAAAGCATTGAATGtgcctttttgttttgttttgttttgttttgactaATAAATTGGCCATGACGAAGGCGGAGAAAATGATCTACAATGTATTTACAAAACTCTTGCTATACATGTATGGTGATTGTGATCTATTTTGTCGAGTTAGCAGTGAGAAAATCCGGCTCGCATAATCCTTGGATTTGTGTAGTTTCGAATAACGATGATGGCCGGAGAAGAGTTCATGTGATGAACTTATGTGATTTACATTGTCTGGTTTGGTTGCTGCATTTGAATTGTGGACAAATCATATAAACTGAAATTAGAGTATATTAACAATGCAGGAATAAAAGAGATTCAAATTGTGTAGTCTTATGATATAAACATgctaaatttaattgatttctatTTCGGTTTTACTATATAACACATCAAATTAGCTTCGATGGTATAATTTAGTGAAAACAGTCTAAATTTCTAAATCATGTGATAAAAAAGAAGGTGTGCCAATTTCATTGATCCTAAttgtctatgtttttttattttttcaatcatatgGAACGCAAATGTTAAAGTTTTTAGAACTTACCTGATGATATGAGTGTTCATCGAACATAGCACCACCGCATGACCCAGATGTAGAAGCCCAGTTCTGAATTTTGTTATCAAATCCCACTCCGGGTGTTTGGAACTGATTGACATGGTAATCTACAAACCCTCCTTCCTGTAAGTGAATTTCTCCATTGGGCTTGTACTTTTTGTCTTCGAGTAAACTCAATCCATATGATTGATAAGGATATTGCGCGCCTAGTTGCAAGCTCAAGCATTCATTTTGGGTTAATCCATGCAAAGAGTCTCCTTGTCTTTGCTCATTGGCTTCTGCTTGTTTTTCTCTGCTGAAGTAGTTAGGATAACTTTGAAGGGGTGTCTCTGTTGAGCATACGATTTCTCTGCGTAACAACACACATATGACTTTCTCTGTAGACTATGAattctcatataaaaaatataagatgcCTCGAAGCTTAGTCACCTTTGAGGCAGCAAATGAGGCACTTCTGGAAGAATAAGCTGGTGGCTGTCATTGTTATGTAGCCACAAATTAGATGAGTTTTGCTGTTCACCACACACTCCATAGGACAAATACATGTCATTTTGAAGCtataaaaccaattaaacaGTTTAACCATTAGCCATTTATTGAGATAAACATCGATATCTCTTTGACAGAAGTGCTTTACCTGATTAGAGGAATTGAGAGAGATGAATTGCTGCTTGGCAAAATTTTCCTGCAAGAATAACATCAAGGTAGATAAGTAATAGGTGGCAGTTTTCAcattttttattagaaaggTAAAAGTCTCTTTAACAGAGCCCTGTTTGCCTTTCTTGCATTCTACTTAAAGAAAGATGGTAAGATAAATGTTGAAGTTTCTAGATAGATGGCGTCTATGATTTCAATGAGAGCACACCTTATGCAGTCGAACACGGTTGAGAGATTCCTTGAGAGATTCTTCCATTGCCCTGATATGATCTATGTTATCAATCTTTTCCATATCTGTCCAGTAGCTTTAGAAGAAAAAAGGAGTGAGCTatgaacccaaaaaaataaaaaataaaaaaaaattgcaacttctttgtttatttaagCCACAACTTAAGACCGGAAGGATTCTGGCAATCACATGGCTGTATCAGGTCCatattaaaataacaagaatTACAGGCCCAGTAGATCTGAAGGCTGTAATTCCACTCATAAAGTGCAAGAAGCATTTAGTTCAAATTTCTTCTCAAGAGTCAAGACAAAATCCAATTAAGCAAATTGTTTCATTCAATCATTCCTCATGCACTTAGAGAATCAAATTACACTGCTTAGGCTACAATTACACAAACGTTTGgatcaattaataataatacttttatCACCTCCATGCATCGCTTGATATGCTACAAAGTATTGTAAAGAAGAGCATGTGAAGCTGAAGATACAAATGATCAACTTCAGAACACAGATTGAGTTCATAACGAAACAGAAGTTGCACATTAGACTACCAAAAGCATATACCTTAACCTCTGTTGCACTTCTGATACTTGGGCTTGCAGTAATCTTAAATGATTAGTCAGTTCCTGTTCAAGAGATCCAATCAAGACCATGAATACATAGTAGAACCAAAATCaaactaaaactttaaaaagtaTTGCATCCATAAGAGGTCTTTGATACGTATACCTCAACTGTTTGAGTGCtgcaataaaacaaaagaaaagtatTACATTGTTTTCCAAAAAGAATAATTAGTATAAAGTATGCCAATTTAAGCCTAGCCTATATACCTTGATCCAAGAAAGTCTTGTATATTGACGTCATGATCTAGCTTCTTAAATGTCTTCTTCAAAGCCTACATTCTcacataatataaataaattttgctGCAATGCATGATAGAAATGCTCAGTCCAATAATCACAGAAACATTAGACTTACTTCAAGGCTCTCGAGCTTtctgttaaaaaaacaaaaaggaaaacgAAAGAAAACAATATTAAGATGCATAATAATTGTTAGAcagaaagaatttaaaaaaggaTAGCTGAAACAAGACCTCTTTTCCCTCTCCTGAGGAGTTAATTGAGCAAACTTTGCAATGACCTCCTCAATGTTGCTGTCAAACAAGTTAATATTAGATGTCACAATGAACctaaaaatcaacaaatgcTCTAAAATGATCAGCAAACTCAAGACATACGATTATACTTCGTTAATCAAAATCTCACAATTGAGCTCTAATATGCAGCATTCATTGTGCATTAGATACTTGAATATTCACTGAATTACATGAGTATGTTCCAAAGAAAGCAAATTAGGGCAAACATATCAAAGCTATAACTTTTACTAATCAGAGCTTACACTAACTACTATTCAAAATTAACAACGAAATTGATGAAAGATCTCTCAAACCACCTGCGCTCTCCGAGACACAATGTAGGCTTCCCAGTTGGGGAAAACATTAGAAGCACAATGTCTATGTCACACAAAATCGAAAGCTCTTTCGCCTTTTTCAAGATCCCAGCTCTCCTTTTGGAGTATGTGACTTGCCTTCCACTGGAGTTCTCCAACCTCTTGATCTTCAATTTCACCCTTCCCatcttcctctcttcttcttctccaattaAACTCAAGAATTCACAAACCCTATCTACTCATAATCCACAATAACACAAAAAATGCACCCTCGAATCGCATCTAAATCCCAAATTtgggaatttaaaaaaatcaaatactgAAAGCAAAATCAGGATTAGGTTACCAAGACGAACAAGAGGGGATCTAGATTGAAAAGCACCCTAGAAacaagcaagaaattggatCAATTTGGTGGAAAACCATCCTAATAGCGAAGAGAAAATTGGATCAAAATCGCAAAACGATCTTCAAATCatcgagaaaaaaatttatgaaaaaaagaagatttttaGGGCAAAGAGGGAGGATGAGAAATGGCGGGAAAATCGCGGGAGTTTGGGGGTCCGTACAACGACAGCGACGTCCCTAAGAAATCTCTCCGGTTCCGAACAAACGACTCTTTATTGGGCCTGGCCCATTACCTTGTTAGTTATTAGCCCTGGCCCATTACTGACTTATTGGGCTTTCATTAGGCCAGCCCGTTAACCAATCAACACGTTGTTAAGGTGAATTTACCTATGTACCCCGGAAGGGTATATACGGAAGAGTATTGGATAATTGTGGTGTTTTTTAGAGGTGTATATAtggataattataaatttttgaaaatgtataaataaGTACTTAGTTATGGAGTTTTGCATGTGtgtgtaataatttttattgaccTAGTCCATTAAGTAATTAGCCGATTATTAAGGTGATTTTACATATGTGCCCCAAAAAGGGTATATGTGGAAGAAAATTTATGCAAGTATGTGATTTTTTAGAGTCATGTATGAATAGTTATAAATTTTTCAAggtgtataaataataaataaattatggagttttgcatgtatatatatacatacaatgTTAAAAGTCCTAAGTCATTACCTTGTCAATTTTTACTGTGCTAGCGATTTAATTAATAGACCGTTGCTAAGGTGATTTTACATATATGCCCTGAAAAAGATATAATTGAAAGAGTATTTATATAAGTATGTTGTCTTTTAGAGACGTATATAAATAGTCGTAAaatttgcaaaatatataaataatcaacTAATTACGTTGTTCTGCATGTCTATATAcgcacatacatacatatatatacgtAGTTTTCTGTCTaggaaaatatatacatttatagttaaaaacaagttttgtgtgtatataacatatatacacTTGTGAATCTATGCGTTAtatgttattatcattattattattattgggttGATTAGTACATTaaccataattaaaaaaaaaatattattttgacgTTCACTATTATAAATTGTGGATTTgccaatttaaaaaaactaattttaaaacatttttaaaaaaattaaaatataaatatgaaaaaaataaatgcaagcACTTCATCCAATCCCATGATCCGAGAAGAGTGGATCCAActtcctcctccttcaccacctTAAAAAACCAcccaaaaatcaattaataaaaaaaaacaacaacaatcaccatcttttgtttcaaattgatactctttattaattattcattacacacaaacaaacatgTTCTCATTAGCCACAAAGTTCATGATCAAGTTCCCCACAAAATTCACATCCATAAACACTACTGTTTTTCCAAGAAGTTATACTTTGAGATCATTAGCTACAAAACCATGCAATTCCATCAAACTTTTCAATGAACACAAAAGTTCAAGCAAGAACACTCCTGCTGTTATTGTTTTCGACGAAGAAACCACGGGGACTTAGCCGGAAATACGATCGAATTATCGAGCTCGCTGCTCGAGATCTTCGAGGAGGCATCAACAGCACATTTGAAACTCTTATCAATCCTGAAATCCATGTGAGGAATTCTCATGTTCATGGTATCACTACTCAAATGGTTTGCAATCCTAACGTGCCACGgtacttaatttgtttttatttttatacatgtttcataatttaatttttaattttattttatttatttattattattatttttttttaaggtttgaGGAAGTGATACcgaaatttattaaatttgtggATGATTGTCAAAAGGATAGAAATGGAGTATTATTAGTAGCACATAATGGGAGGAGATTTGATGTTCCATTTTTAATCAAGGAGTTTGAGAGATATTCAATGGAGGTTCCTTTGAAATGGTTGTTCTTAGATACATTGACTCTTGTTAAGCGACTAATGAATCAAGATGGTGAGctttttattcttccttttttctttattattattattttttataatttattattattgaatgttttatcttatgtttgatataattaagaaaaatgctttatatgtatatgacaatagttgataatatatatatatcctcataaaaattatatttatttatatatctatataagcattatttttttttcagtgaATGAATGAAGAAAAGATGGTAAACATCCTTAAGTTAAAGTGGgtaattagtaatatattttcataaaaattatatttatttatatacatatgcaaaacatttttatttgcacatatatctttataattgaaaattttgttttttttgttttttgtttttataatgaatgaagagaagatcataaagaatgaattattcttattttttatttttattatacttttgtTTTGGTCCAAGATGTATAAgcaaattcaataatttatatAGGTATATAAACCATACATCATTTTTACAAGATATAAagttgagaaatatatatacacacttgtgtatgtatgtatatatatacatagagagaATGATAAAGAGACTTTGAACTTGAAGATATATAGAATGTAAAACATGCAAGAAAATCTCATGCATAaacacatgatatatatatatatatatatatatatatattatatgtatagtTTGAACTTGTGATGCATGTAAATATAtgagtttttaattgattaaatggAAATGAAGGAAGGAAGCTGAGATCATTATCACTGAGATCATTGGGTCAACATTATGGGATTCAATCTGAGGGAGAACACAGAGCCATGCAAGACCTGAACACATTGAGTTATGTTCTACAGAGCATTACAATGGACTTTAAACTCAGTGTTGATGATCTACTTCAATTTTCCTTCACAGCTTCTCATTTATCATCTTCACCTTCATGATCTCATTATTcatacaaagaaagaaagaaagagttatgtatgtttatatatgttttgtatattaatGGATGAACAGATGAAGATGggttgtttattatatttatatgtattaattaatgtgtattaattgtttatctctatgtttaattaaagatgtgttttttaattaagttatttatttatttttatcattttctcagtaaaacaaagaaactcaaatcaattaaaaagtttttaaaaaaacttttcatcatcttttccatcttacaattaattaattaa
It includes:
- the LOC120263835 gene encoding agamous-like MADS-box protein AGL65 produces the protein MGRVKLKIKRLENSSGRQVTYSKRRAGILKKAKELSILCDIDIVLLMFSPTGKPTLCLGERSNIEEVIAKFAQLTPQEREKRKLESLEALKKTFKKLDHDVNIQDFLGSSTQTVEELTNHLRLLQAQVSEVQQRLSYWTDMEKIDNIDHIRAMEESLKESLNRVRLHKENFAKQQFISLNSSNQLQNDMYLSYGVCGEQQNSSNLWLHNNDSHQLILPEVPHLLPQREIVCSTETPLQSYPNYFSREKQAEANEQRQGDSLHGLTQNECLSLQLGAQYPYQSYGLSLLEDKKYKPNGEIHLQEGGFVDYHVNQFQTPGVGFDNKIQNWASTSGSCGGAMFDEHSYHQQPNQTM
- the LOC120263263 gene encoding LOW QUALITY PROTEIN: exonuclease DPD1, chloroplastic/mitochondrial-like (The sequence of the model RefSeq protein was modified relative to this genomic sequence to represent the inferred CDS: deleted 1 base in 1 codon) — encoded protein: MFSLATKFMIKFPTKFTSINTTVFPRSYTLRSLATKPCNSIKLFNEHKSSSKNTPAVIVFDEETTGLSRKYDRIIELAARDLRGGINSTFETLINPEIHVRNSHVHGITTQMVCNPNVPRFEEVIPKFIKFVDDCQKDRNGVLLVAHNGRRFDVPFLIKEFERYSMEVPLKWLFLDTLTLVKRLMNQDGRKLRSLSLRSLGQHYGIQSEGEHRAMQDLNTLSYVLQSITMDFKLSVDDLLQFSFTASHLSSSPS